ACTACTGCCACTGCCGCTGGCTACTACTGTGGAGAGCTGATCAAATGAGACCGTTCGAACGTTCGTTGACCATCATCGGAATCTGCGGCGGAGCCGCCTTAGCAGTTTACGGCGCAACGATAGGATCCCCTTGGTGGATACTAGGGCTCCTAATCGTTCTATTCGGCGCGATCGTGTTGTGGACCGCCAAGAGTAAGAATTGAGGTCTACCTCCAGTGGATTCCGCCAATCAGTGTATGGACCGAAGGCAGGCCCGGAACACTACCAGATTGCACTCACCGCTAAGTGGGCAAGTGAAATCGCTCCAGCTAATTCCAAAACCACTACCTTAAGCCGTAGACAAACCCCTGTGCTGTTTACCTAGCGGCCTGCTGGGCGATGCTGTGGGCGAGGCGATATGAATCGGTTCCGGTTTCGATGATGGTGCCGTTGAAGGTCAGCCTGTCCACGATCGCGGCGCAGAGGCGTGGGTCGGTAAAGGTCTTGGTCCAGCCGGAGAAGGATTCGTTGGAGGCTATGGCGATGGAATTCTTCTCCTCCCGTTCGGTAAGGACCTGGAAGAGGAGTTCTGCGCCACGGCGGTCCAGTTCCATGTAGCCAAGTTCATCAATGCAGAGCAGATCCACCCGGCCATAGCGGGCGATGGTCTTGGCCAGGACTCTCTCATCCGCGGCTTCGACGAGTTCGTTCACCAGCCGGGTCGCCAGGATGAATTTCACCCGGTAGCCCTTCTCCGCCGCGGCGGTGCCGAGACCGATCAGCAAGTGGGATTTTCCCGTCCCGGAATCCCCGATCAGGCACAGCGGCGATCCTTTGCGGATCCATTCCCCGGTAGCAAGGGTGTGGATAGTGGCGGGGTTGATGTTCGGGTTCGCGTCGAAATCGAAATCCCCGAGCCATTTGTCCCGGGGAAAGTTCGCTGCTTTGACCCGGCGGATCGAGGAGCGCCGGTCCCGGTCATCACATTCCGCCAGCAGCAGTTCGGCTAGAAAGCCCTGATAGGTCAGTTGTTCCTTGCCTGCGACGGTGAGGGCTTCGTCCAAGACAGCACGGATGGTTGGCAGGCGTAGCCGGCGGCAGGCTTGGTCCACGGCCGCGACGGCGGCCTGCTCGGTGAGACCGCGCCGCCGGCGCAGGGTCGGTGTGATGGTGGTGGCCGGTGCGGTGGGCCTCATGACATGTCCTCCTTGGACGCGGTTCCTGCGGGGTGTTCGGTTCGTTTGGCCAGAAGCTCGTCATAGGCACTGATCGAGGGCACGGGCCGGGTGTCGGGAGGGAGCCCGGCGATGACCGCGGCCGGGTCCTCCTCCGGACGACCCCGCCCCTCACCAGCACAAACGCAGGCTCGACCGGGCACCCCCACCGTAAGACCCGTCCGCTGAAGTGCCCGGTGACGGTGGCATATCTGGTCCACCAAAAGTACGCGTGGCACACTGTTGCGCATGACCGCTTTGCTGGTCGGCTACGCGCGGGTGTCCACGGAGCAGCAGGACCTAACGGCGCAGCGCGACGCATTGTCAGCTATGGGGATCACCGCGGACCGGATCTACGTAGATCACGGGCTGACGGGCACTGACCGGAACCGTCCGGGCCTCAGGGAAGCGATGGCGGCCTGCCGGGACGGTGACACGTTCGTGGTCACCAAGCTGGACCGCCTCGCCAGGTCCGTTCGGGATGCCCACGAAATCGTCGACGAGCTCGCCCAGCGGAATGTGAAACTCAGCATCGGCGGATCGGTGCACGACCCCACGGACCCCATCGGAAAGCTGCTATTCAACGTCCTGGCCATGGTGGCCGAATTCGAGAGCGACCTGATCCGGGCCCGTACCCGCGAGGGCATGAAAATCGCCAAGGCCAAAGGCCGCCTGAAGGGCAAAAAACCCAAGCTGTCTCCGGCCCAGGAAGCCCACCTCGTCAAATTGCACGATGCCGGCGAGCACACCACCGGGGAACTCGCAGAACTCTTTTCAGTGGCCAGGTCCACGGTGTACCGGGCGGTGCAACGCGCCCGCCACAAGTCAGGACCTGCCCGCTAACCGGAAGCTTGGCGAAGCCAACGCAACAGCCCCTCCGGACCGGAAAGGTTCGGAGGGGCTGGTGTTGGTGCAGGGTGGCCCGGCTAAGCGCCGTGACCGTTACCCTAAGCCTTTAGAGAGGGCGGATGTTCTCTGCCTGAGGGCCCTTCGGACCCTGGGTCACATCGAATTCGACCTTCTGGTTCTCGTCCAGTGAACGGTAACCGCTGGTAGCGATCGCCGAGTAGTGGGCGAAAACGTCAGCTGATCCGTCATCGGGGGCAATGAAGCCAAAACCCTTTTCGGCGTTGAACCATTTAACTGTGCCTGTTGCCATGGCTGCATTCCTTTATGTGACTCTGATTCTCTCTGCAGACACGGCGGCCCGCAGAGCGGAGAACGTCCCCCGCTGTCCCCAACGTACGGGGCGGACGCCTCGCTTGCAAGGGTATAAGTGCTCTTGCGACACTATATGTCCGCTTCAGCCGCCCTCGGCGTACATGGCAAGCAGGTCCCGGCCGAACTGATGCGGTGACGTTTCGGACGGGCTGTGCCCCCCGCGGTACACCGAAATCCGGGCTCCGATGGACTGCGCGAACTGGCGGTGCAAGTGCAACGGCCACAAATCGTGCTCGCCCACCGCCACGAATTTCGGCACGGTTGCGGCGGCGAGGTGCTCCCGCAGGTCCGGGACATTCTTCATCAGCCCGTAGATGTCCCGCACGGACTGGCGCCGCGTAAACCGGAACCGGTTCCGGACAAACCGCAGCCGGTTGGGGGAGACCTTGTTGACGTTCCGGCGGATGCCCCAGATCATCAGCGCAGCGCCCACCCGGCCATTGGCCAAGCCGGTGAACCGCCCGAACCGGCTGATCCCCCGGAAGCACTGCCCCGTCAGGGGCGGGCAGCTTAGAAGGGTGAAGCTGCGAAACAGCTCCGGGCGCTTTGAATAGGCAATCTGCGCCACGATCGCGGCAAAGGAGTACCCCACCACATGGGCAGGGACACCGCCCGACTCGAGGACGGCGACGAAGTCGTTCACGAAGAGCTCGTAGTCATAATGCCTGCGGGGCGGGACGAGGTTCTCCGGCCCCGCGCCTGCCGATTCGTACTGGCCGGCAAGGTCGTAACTCAGCACATAGAACCCGGCTTCGGCAAGCTCCGGCATCATCACGGCGAAGTCCTCTTTGGAGCCCGTGGCACCGGGAACCAGCACCACCCGCGGGTTCTGCGGCTTGCCCATGGCCACCATCGCAAGACTCCCGCTCGGCGCCGCAAAACGAGTGCTCACCGAGCCTTTGGGAAGGACGGCCCAGTTCCAGTCGCGGATCTCCGCATCCTTCAGCGTCGCATCATCCATCACCCCGTCCGCGGAAGGGTATTCCTCGTACTCGGGGGACGCCATGGCTCAACGATAGCCCCGGCGGAACCCGTTCCCTCGAAAAACGACCGCATCCCGCCCCGAGCAAGCCCCGGTACCAAGGTCAGCCGGACCTCACCATGTCACGGTTCCGGCCGCGCCATCCACGGTGACGGTCTGCCCGTCACGCAGCCGCACGGTGGCATCAGCCACACCCACGACGGCGGGGATGCCGTACTCCCGGGCCACCACTGCGCCATGGGAAATGACGCCGCCCATCTCCATCACCAGGGCACCCGCGGTCAGGAAGAGCGGCGTCCAGCCGGGATCAGTGGAGGGGGCCACCAGGATTTCCCCTGGTTCCACATGGGCACCCACCGGATCCATGATCACCCTGACCTTCCCGGTGGCGGTGCCGGCCGAGGCCGGAGTCCCGGTGAGGCGGTCCGCGGCAGCCGCCTGGGGCAGCGCGGCCGCCGCCGCCATCATGGCGGCCTCCACGTCGGTGCCGTCCGAGAGCAAAAGGCGCGGAACGCGCCGCCGCCGCAGTTCGACGTCGTACATCCGACGGCGGACGGCGACCACTTCCTTCAGGTCCGCACCGCGGAGGGCAACACGCAGTTCTTCAAAGTCCAGGAAGAAGACGTCGGTGGCAGCCGAGATGTTGCCGGTCCGCGTCAGTTCCTCGCCGACGGCGGTGAGCTGCCGGTGCATCTCCGCCAGCACCATCACGATGTAGAACTTGGGCAGCTCACGCAGTCCGGACAGCTGCCGTGCCCTGCGCAGGCACAGTGCCACCAGACGCCCCCGCAGCCGGCTCCTGGCTGCCGCCCGTTCCACGAGTTCGCTGACCCGGGCTTCCGCGTGATCGGCGGCACGGGCAAACTGGCGGTCCGGAGCCTGCTCAGGATCCTCAACCCGGAGGTAGTTCGAGATTATCCCCAGAAGGTGGTCCGGTTCCTCGGCCCATCGCGGCATCCCCAGGTCTATCTCCGCCACGGCCCGGTGGCCGTACTTGGACAGGAACGTTCGCAACCCCGCCTGCGCAACGCTCGGCAGCCCGCCCGCCGTGTACAGCGCCGCCAGCCCATCCGGCCGCAGCTCCGTGAACACCCTTCGCGACTCCGGGTCCCGGCCAAGCGACACCGCCAGCTGCCACAGTTCCAGGTCCATGATGGTGGTCACGTTGTGGGGAAGCCCCCGAAGGACCGCCTCAAGTTCGCGCGGTTTGGCAATCCCGCGCAGCAGCCTTCGGGCCGCCGCCAGCATGAGGTATCCCACGGACGGACCCGGCAACGTCGCCTGGATGATCCCGTTGACAGTGCTTCCCAGGACGTCCTCCGCGTGCTGCAGCCGTCTCGCCGGATTCGCAGGGAGGGGGAGCGCAAGCCGGGCTTCGAGGCGGTCCTGGTAGCGCCGCGCCCGGCGAAGCTCCCCGTCCGGCCACAGCAGTGCCCTGATCATGGCCGGAATGAGACCGGCCATCAGCACCAGGCTCTGGGATTCCTCAGTGCCCTTTGCTTCTGTCCCGGCATGGCCCTTCGTGCGCTTCCTGCCCGGCAACCTGCGTGCCGGACGCACAATACTGAACCGCGGGTCCTCCAGCAGCGCGGGGAAGACCGCGGCCGATCTCCCGTCAGCCAGCGGCAGCAACCTCAACAGTGCCTTGCGGCCGGATTTGTTGCGGACCACCGCCGTCAGGTCCACGTACATCCGCAATCCCGGGTTGACGTATTTCCATGGCCCCTTGCTGTTCCTCATGAGGCCCAGCACGGAGAGGCCCATGGGCGTTAGAGGTCGGGTAAGTCCCTGGAGCAGCGTGCCGCACAGGTAGACGCGTGTGTCCCCGCCCGCTGTGCGGTCCGCGCCGCCGGTCCCGCCGGGTGATTCGTCCTCCGGCAGCGGATACAGCGTGGTGATGGGCCGCGATTGGGTCAACCAGGCCTTGCCGCCTGCGTCGATCACCCACTCCACGTCCTGGGGTGCACCAAACAGCCGCTGGGCGGCGTCACCGAGGGATGTCAGTTCGCGAACCTGGGCCGGGTCCAAGCTGGTCCCGGCGCCCTGCGGCCCCTGCAGGATCCGGCTAGTGGCCGTGTCCACAACGAAGTGGTCCGGATTAACGGCCCCGGACAC
Above is a window of Arthrobacter sp. FB24 DNA encoding:
- the istB gene encoding IS21-like element helper ATPase IstB codes for the protein MRPTAPATTITPTLRRRRGLTEQAAVAAVDQACRRLRLPTIRAVLDEALTVAGKEQLTYQGFLAELLLAECDDRDRRSSIRRVKAANFPRDKWLGDFDFDANPNINPATIHTLATGEWIRKGSPLCLIGDSGTGKSHLLIGLGTAAAEKGYRVKFILATRLVNELVEAADERVLAKTIARYGRVDLLCIDELGYMELDRRGAELLFQVLTEREEKNSIAIASNESFSGWTKTFTDPRLCAAIVDRLTFNGTIIETGTDSYRLAHSIAQQAAR
- a CDS encoding recombinase family protein — translated: MTALLVGYARVSTEQQDLTAQRDALSAMGITADRIYVDHGLTGTDRNRPGLREAMAACRDGDTFVVTKLDRLARSVRDAHEIVDELAQRNVKLSIGGSVHDPTDPIGKLLFNVLAMVAEFESDLIRARTREGMKIAKAKGRLKGKKPKLSPAQEAHLVKLHDAGEHTTGELAELFSVARSTVYRAVQRARHKSGPAR
- a CDS encoding cold-shock protein; this encodes MATGTVKWFNAEKGFGFIAPDDGSADVFAHYSAIATSGYRSLDENQKVEFDVTQGPKGPQAENIRPL
- a CDS encoding alpha/beta fold hydrolase translates to MASPEYEEYPSADGVMDDATLKDAEIRDWNWAVLPKGSVSTRFAAPSGSLAMVAMGKPQNPRVVLVPGATGSKEDFAVMMPELAEAGFYVLSYDLAGQYESAGAGPENLVPPRRHYDYELFVNDFVAVLESGGVPAHVVGYSFAAIVAQIAYSKRPELFRSFTLLSCPPLTGQCFRGISRFGRFTGLANGRVGAALMIWGIRRNVNKVSPNRLRFVRNRFRFTRRQSVRDIYGLMKNVPDLREHLAAATVPKFVAVGEHDLWPLHLHRQFAQSIGARISVYRGGHSPSETSPHQFGRDLLAMYAEGG
- a CDS encoding PEP/pyruvate-binding domain-containing protein — protein: MAHVSPAPAPASGAGNSLVVDLAELASGSLALVGGKALNLGKLAAAGFPVPAGFCLTTTGYRMAAPAELDYIAARLDGANGLDGAKKYDGAPGLPDDQRDGLARQAREAMAAAQVPADVEAAVRGAYAAMGDAPVAVRSSATAEDLPFASFAGQQDSFMDVIGADAVVQAVRRCWASLWTDRAVAYRTANGISNREAGLAVVVQQMVDAGTAGVLFTANPVTGTRTESVIDSSPGPGQAVVSGAVNPDHFVVDTATSRILQGPQGAGTSLDPAQVRELTSLGDAAQRLFGAPQDVEWVIDAGGKAWLTQSRPITTLYPLPEDESPGGTGGADRTAGGDTRVYLCGTLLQGLTRPLTPMGLSVLGLMRNSKGPWKYVNPGLRMYVDLTAVVRNKSGRKALLRLLPLADGRSAAVFPALLEDPRFSIVRPARRLPGRKRTKGHAGTEAKGTEESQSLVLMAGLIPAMIRALLWPDGELRRARRYQDRLEARLALPLPANPARRLQHAEDVLGSTVNGIIQATLPGPSVGYLMLAAARRLLRGIAKPRELEAVLRGLPHNVTTIMDLELWQLAVSLGRDPESRRVFTELRPDGLAALYTAGGLPSVAQAGLRTFLSKYGHRAVAEIDLGMPRWAEEPDHLLGIISNYLRVEDPEQAPDRQFARAADHAEARVSELVERAAARSRLRGRLVALCLRRARQLSGLRELPKFYIVMVLAEMHRQLTAVGEELTRTGNISAATDVFFLDFEELRVALRGADLKEVVAVRRRMYDVELRRRRVPRLLLSDGTDVEAAMMAAAAALPQAAAADRLTGTPASAGTATGKVRVIMDPVGAHVEPGEILVAPSTDPGWTPLFLTAGALVMEMGGVISHGAVVAREYGIPAVVGVADATVRLRDGQTVTVDGAAGTVTW